The genomic stretch ACAAATATCGGAGGTAGAAAGAGGGATGGAGACACGGGGAACGACAGGGCAGGAAAAGGCCAGACAAGAAGGAGACCGCTAAAGGTAATGCCAAATGTGGGAATGGTAAGGAAAACGGTGATGAAGCATGGACTGGTGAAATGTTTAAATAGGTATGAAGTGTTAAGAGGTTTGGAGAAGAGATACGGAGATGATGAGTTATAGTTgcttattttctattttttttgatGGCTTTGCGATGTGTGACTTTCAACGCAAGAGGCTTGATGGAGTTGAAAAAATTTGAGTGACAGAAAAGTGTAAAAGAGCGGATGTCATTGTGTTACAGGAAACGAATTAAAGACAATGTGATGGATGTTTATAAAAAGAGTTGGGAGGGTGGGATTTTTTACAATAATGGAGATGGAAGATTGGGAGAGGGGTGGCTTTCTTGATGAAAGACAATATTTTTGGGGTTAGCCGTGTCATCTACAAGGACAATCTGGGGAAATGTATGGCGGTTGAGGTCAATGTTGATGGAAAGGAACTGCTTTTGATTAATGTTCACGCGCTGACGgtggaaaaagacaaaaaagagtTTTTCAATATATTGAGAAGTGTATTGGGGACATATAAGGAAATAATGATCGGGGACTTTAACACTGTCTTTAGTAAACAAGATATGGCAAAGGGGATGGTTTTTAAATCTGATATAGGGAGAAAGGAGTTAAAGGAGTTAATGGTAGAGTACAACATGCTGgatgtgtggagagagagaaatgaacgGAAGACGGAATTTTCGAGGAGGCAAATAGTGGGACAATTTGTGTGCAGAACGAGAATAGATTTTGTTTTATGTACTAGAAATGTGGCAAATTTCATTGACGACATGAAGTATGAGGAAACTGCTTTAAGTGACCATAAGATGTTGTACTTTAAAATAGATTGGAGCGATGTGCAGAGGGGGCCGGGAATTTGGATTTTGAATACAGAGATTTTGAAAAATGAAGACTATGTGGCGAAGGTTAATGAACTTATTAGAGGAGGAAAATGAGATGTATAAAGAGGACAAGAGAATATGGTAGGAAAATGTGGAATATGCAATTAAGAGGTTCTCGATAAAATATTGCAGTAGaacaaagaaatgtaaaatagaTAAGGAAAGAGATATAAAAGAAAGTATAGTAAGGGATTTGGGAATGGAAAATCAAGATATacaaaaaataagcaaaatggAGGGCAAACTGAAAGAATTGGAGGAAAAAGAATATGAAGGGGCATGACTAAGAAGTAAGGCAAAATATATGGTGGAAGGAGAAAAATGCACTAATTTTTTTTTCGATTtagaaaaaagagagggagggacaaTCTGAAGGAGATAGGAGGGAGGGATGGTGGACTTGTGGGAGGGAATGAGAAAGTATTATTGGAAATAAGGAATTTTTATGAAGATTTGTTTAGGACAGAAGGGGTGGATCgggatgaaaaaaagaaattgctAGACTGCATAAAATCGAGGGTAAGTGAAGAAGATAAAAATCAATGTGATCAGGAAATAAGTGAAGAGGAAATAGAATGAGCAATTGAGCaactgaataaaaagaaatcccCTGGAGTAGATAGTTTGGGGAGTGAGTTTTATGCATGTTTTAAAGGGACTTTGGTAAATATTCTAAAAGAATTATTTGCTGAGGTCTTTGAAAAAGGGGaattaaatgaaagaatgagaaTGGGGTTAaggaaaataatatataaaaagaaagggGAGAAAATGGATCTGAAAAACTACAGGCCCATAACGATGCTGAATACAGATCTTAAAATCTTGGCAAAAGTCTTGGCAAATAGATTGCGGGAGGTGATACCAAGTATAATAAAGACCAATCAGGCATATGGAGTGAAGGGGAGGGACATCGCGAATATCACAATGTGCATAAGCGATACGATTTGGTATATGCAGGAACGGAATAAGGATGGTTATGTGATAAGTCTAGATTTTGAGAAAGCGTTCGATAGAGTGGAACGTGAGTATTTATTTGACGTTTTAAGGGCATTTGGGTTTGGAGGGAATTTTATCAAATGGATCAGAATTCTATATAAGGGGGCCTGGACGAAGGTTAAATGTAATGGGTTTTTAACAGATAGCTTTCCTATTTCAAGGTCTATCAGGCAGGGTTGTCCGCTATTGGCACTGCTATACACATTAGCTGCTGAACCCTTGGGATTAGCAGTGAGGAAGATAAAGGAAGTGAAGGGAATAAGATTAGAAGATCGGAAGGCGGGAAACAAAATGTTTAAGTATGCGGATGACACTATGGATAGAGGGGATAGAAAGCGTCAAAAGGGTTATGGAGGTCATAAAGAAGTATTGCAAGGGGTCGGGGAGTAAACTGAACGAGGCAAAAACAGTATACATGAGGCTTGGGAATGCATTGGTTTTAAGGGCTTATTTTACCTTTAAAGAAGTTGATGAACTAAAAATCCTAGGGATCTTGGTTGGGAAAAACAAGAGGGAAGTAAGAGATAAGATGTGGGAGGAGTTAGTAtcaggaatagagaggaggctGAACTTTTGGAAACTGAGAACACTCAACCTGAAGGGGAAGGTTTTAATTTTGAATGTTTTAATGGCATCAAAACTCTGGtatgttttatatgtatatgataTGCCTGTCTGGACAGTACAGAGGTTGAAGAGAGGTTTTCTGGACTTTTTATGGGAGGGTAAACCAGCGAGGATAGTGTACAATACAACTGTAGGGGAGGTAGAGAAGGGAGGTTTAGGTTTCATGGATAtagaacagagaaaaaagagTTTGAGAGTGAAAGTAGTTCAAAAATATCTACAAGAAGGGAACACTGCAGAGTGGGAAAAAACGATGGGATATTTCTTGAACAAATATGGCAACTTTAACTTGGGGTATGGGATTTTATGGATGAGGACAAAAAACTGAATGACAGAAGGCCTACCGGATTTTTACAGAGAAATCTTAAGCACTTGGGGGAAGTTTTTAGAGAAAATTGAGTACGCTCCTCAAGGGAGGGAAAACATGTTAAATCAACCTCTGTTCTTGAACAAAAGCATTTTGCATCAGGGGAAAGAAATATTCTTTAAGAAGTGGATGggtcacttcctgtgtttgaagCGTTCTTGAAGAGTTCTTGCCTGTGTTGGCGTTTTTCATTTGAAGTTTTATAtcgtctgtttctttttctctttcacctaAATTTCTTACTCTGTCAGGTTTTGTTTGCTAAATCTTTACTTGCATATCgcagttaattgttcttttgtttttctctcggGTGAagcccccctccccccccccgGTTTTTACACAGCAGTCGGAGGATAGATTCACTCAAAGGTACGTGATCATTCATTATGACTAACTTTCAGCTTGTTCAGTGTTTGAGCTGCAGTTAgctagttagctctctgacggagaagatattagctttagaggtgtGCATCCAGACTCTAGAGAGTCTGGATGCacacctctaaagctaatatcttctccgtcagagagctaactagcgtacacttatcacaggtaaaattaacactaacgacggaggaagaattactgaacatcctgcagctcaaaCACTGAACAAGCTGAAAGTTAGTTCAGCTTGAAGCTAATaaagatattagctttagaggtgtGCATCCAGACtctagagagggttagtgatggtgagaccagtgtagtgtctgtaggaggaagtctggatgccttaggtggagttagtaatcccccaactccggcattagagccctcacagcgggGCGAATGGGTGACGACTCGGCGGCATAGTCGCGCAGCCAAGGCTAACGCTAAGGCTTGCCCAcgggagcaccactcctctccacttcacatgaccaacaggtttgctctcctcagtgaagaacccactgagaaacctgaaagagctctggttataggagactcaattttaaggcatgtgaaattagctaggcctttaggggctcctgcagcacaggttaggtgtattccgggagccagggCGCCAGACActgcaggtaatcttagggtcctagacaagcacaggttctccaagatagttttccatgtaggagctaatgatatacgccttcgtcagtctgaggttactaagagtaatgttgtagaggtgtgtaaattagcgaaggcgatgtccgatgccgtagtatgctctggccccatcccaatgcggtgtggtgatgtagcttacagcaggttatggtcgctgaactgctggatgtccaggtggtgctccgaaaacaatgtgggcttcatagacaattggagctcttttgagggcaaggctggcctgttaggacgggacggtgtccatcccactcgggagggtgctgctctcatttcttgcagcatagcacatagtcttagagcagatctagttaatcggtgacaatccagggccagggccagggagcagacaagcaggttaatccgaCCGTCTGCTGGCTGCAGAGAGTcatcactcagggttcataacattgagactgtgtctattccccgaaccaaacgaaaatgttttaacaataagaaaatttgttttagtaacctgactaacataaaactagatgatagtgaatgcacagccagcacctttgatctgaagctaatacaatagaatagaaaagaaattCTAGACAAAAGTTGACCCCTTTAAATGTATAGCAATTGCATTTGTATGCATGAAGGTTTTCCGGACCTTATTTCTCCCTAAAAACACTCTAGCTATCCCACCGCTTGATAAttaccacaggcttgctcattagggataaaatagtctaattatagaatttaataatttattcttatttctagttaattagttatttttattaattatttttataattaatattatttataattattatttttatttttattagttattttattaactctttctctgttttcttcttttgtaaagctgctttgagacaatgttcattgtaaacggcgctatacaaaataaactgaattgaattgaattgaattgaatcaataGACAGAAATCTTTCTCAACACCTTCCATTCAGTGGCTTGAATACATTTCTGTCACACAAAACCTTCCCATTCAGCATGCTCTGAACGAAGGTGAAGCGGGGTTTGGTCTGTATTTTGTTGATGGCTATTGTGAAGTGGGTCAGACACGAAAGGTATTCGAGTTTCTCGGATGTTTTTACCACGGGTGTGAAAAGTGTTTTTCCTCATCGGTCCCCTACCCCCTTAACACCAACATTAGCTTCGGTGATGTCCGTCAAAAACGTTGGAAAAAATTAAGTATTTGCAAGAGACCCACAATTTACACGTCACAATGATTTGGGAGCACGAGTGGAGTGAAATGAAGAAAAGTGACATCAACGTGGTAAACTTTCTAAAAGAGTTTGACTTTCCAGAGCGTTTAAACCCCCAAGACGCCCTTTACGGCGGTAGAACCAACACattgcatttacattacacggctaaagacagggagagaataGATTATTATGATTTCACCTCTCTTTATCCCTAcgtaaataagacaaaaacataCCCGATCGGTCACCCAGTCATCATTTACCGTAGCTTTGAACCTTTGAAGAATTATTTCGGGTTAATCAGAGCGAAAGTATTACCACCTAGAGGTCTGTGACTAGCGGTGCAGTCATTCAGACCAAGCCCGAGCTCTTACAGGAACTTGGGCTTCTATCGAAATAGCTAAGGCCATCGAAAAGGGTTACAAAATTTTAAAAGTGTTTGAAGTCTGGCACTTTCCTAATAGATCTAACAATCTCTTTACCGATTACATTAAAATGTTCCTCAAAACCAAACAGGGAAGTTCAGGCTATCCATCCTGGATAGTCGATGAAACCACAAAAGAGACATACATTAAAAATTATGAGCATAACGAGGGGATCAAGTTGGATCCTAATCACATCAGTGTCAACCCTGCAAAAAGATCTGTGGCTAAACTAGCGTTAAATTCACTGTGGGGTAAAATGTGTCAAAAACCGGACAGATCAAACACGTCTCTGATCAGAGATCCCGGTGAgtttttaaactttatgttctcAGATATCTACAACGTTAGCCATTTCTCTTTTCTGACTGATGAGGTCGCTCTCACACAGTGGCGTTATAAGGACGATAGACTTATTACACCGGGTAATGCAAACATGTTCATAGGAATTTTTACTACGGCATATGCGAGATTAGAACTGTACAATCTGATGGATCGATTAAAACAACAATGTTTATACACCGACACAGACAGCATCATTTTTAAAAGTAAGGAAGGTGATTGGATGCctctttaaatgattatttgGGGGGTCTTACCAGCGAACTGGATGACGGTGATCAAATTATCGCGTTTGTTAGTGCGGGTCCTAAAACCTACGGTTATAAaactaaaaaaggaaaaacatctATGAAAGCAAAAGGTATTACTTTAAATTACACCAATTCTGAAGTTGTCAATTTGAAATCGTTGACAGAGCTGGTGGACGCTCGAGTAAAATATCCGGATCAACCTCGTCAACTTATAACATCGCACAACCAAATCATTCGAGATAAAAAAGGGTTTCATTTGAGAAATCAAACGCAGATAAAAAGATTCAGAGTTGTGTATGACAAACGTGTTTTATTACCGGGTTTCACAACTCTCCCTTATGGATATTAAGACTGttcatgtttatgtgtgtatatgattgtatgtatgtataataaaatggtcatgtttgtatgtatgtatataaaaagtTCATTTTGTTTGATTCTGTCAACCTGATTTGATCGCTAGTCATGGAAAATATGAATGTAACCACTTTTGATGCGAGGTTGCAACTGCCATTTTCAAGTATTGTGTGTGGATCGAGTAATAGcggaaaatcttttttttatcaatcAATTGTTGGACAACTGTAAAGAGGTGTTGTCAAAAGTACCCGAAAATATCGTGTGGTTTTATTCTTGCTGGCAACCTTTGTACGATGAgatgacaaaaataaacataaaataccCGATTCATTGTGTGATGATGAACTTTTACCTCCTAGCAAGACAAACTTATTGGTAATAGATGATTTAATGGAGTCAGCCAGTAAAAACGAGGAAGTAGAGAAGGCTTTTACAAAATACAAACACCACAGAAATCTAAGTGTTATCTATCTGGTACAGAATTTACTTTTTCAAGGTAAGAGCAGTAGAACAATTAACTTAAACACAAATTATATGGTTCTGTTTAAAAATCCTAGAGACAAATTACAAATCAGCATACTAGCTCGGCAAATGTATCCAGATAATAGTAAATATTTTCTGGAATGCTTTCGAGATGCAACAATTAGACCTTATGGGTATTTATTTGTCGATTTAAAAGCTAATACACCAGAAGACTTTAGGCTACGGTCCGGGTTGTTACCGCTAGAAAATCCAGTTGTGTATATtccgaagaagaagaagaacaacaaataTCTTTAAAACGTCTGCTCGGTTGAAAAAAACCTTCCCCCGTTGAAAAAATTACACAAGTCAACCCCCACTCAGAGAAAGTATATACTGCGTGACGCACCAGCTGATCTCATTCACACCATCTGCGAATTGGCATTAAACCTTCTTAGAGGGAACATCCCCCTAACATCAAAGCAGTACAGGGAATTAAAAAAACGGAAAAAATGGATCAAACTTTTTGCTAATAAAAGAGCGTCTGTAGAAACCAAAAGAAAAGTCATTAACCAATCTGGTGGATTTCTTCTTCTGCTGCTTAGTATAGCAGTGCCTTTTATAAGCAGTTTAATCGCATCTCGTAACAGTTAACATGGAGAGGGGCAGAGAAAATGTATTTAGTCCCTCAAAATCAGATTGATAAGCTTAGAAACAATTCTGTGGAGAAAGAAAACTTAAGAAAGACTGTTGAAAACAACTTAGAAGACGGGATACGTCAAATTTTGTCAAGGACAGATCTGAACGAATATGAGAAGGCGAAACTCTACACGATGACCCTGCAAAAGTTTTTAAACTTGGTTAAACTAGGAGAGCAGGAAACAACACAGTTGACGCTGTCCCTCCCCCAAATACCGCACAATAAAActgaagcagcagcagctacTGAAGTTACACAacctaaagaagaagaaattgtaCAAGAGGTGCTTGCTAACATACCTACAAAGAGCAAAAGAAATGCTTCGTACATTATGGAGAAAATCCAAAAATCCGATGATGTTGCGTCGTGGAATGATGCtggtgaattttatttttaacggAAACATGATCAAAGGGTCTCACATGGTAGATCTACTTAGAAATCTCACAGCCCCTCATAAAGTTTCTGACGACCGGAGACCTTTAGGTTGGACAGAATTACTACACACTGTAGCTGGTCTAAATATACCCTTTTCAACGATACCTAACGGGGTTGCTCGACGCAAAATATCTGACATAAAAAGTTCTAAAGACCCATATCCTTCTAACCCCATGCCCCCTTCCCCACCCCCTATAAGAAGAAGGAAAGACCACAGTTCATTGACCCCGGCTTTTCTCCCGTTCTTACCCACTCTGACTGGATCGATTTTTGAAAATGACTTTCAAAGGACTATGTTTGTTTCAATGTAATTTGTAACAttttattcaataaaaataactttCAAAAAGAAATATCTTGTGATGcatcataaataattaaataattcactacatgcatgaataaaacatttccaaaGAGTTAACACATTGCATACATCTAAATgattgcattttttatttactctagggtattttttttaccaaaagACACAACAGCATTATCATTTCGTTTTAAATCATCACTATACTTAGACATAATACGGTTAAAAGAAAAACCTTTAGCTCTGTGACATagaaaaaatacacagtgtTGTCCACAAGAAACTGAAGTAAAGTCTTGAACCTGTATAGggttatatttcatttcatggCAGTTCTTTCTCAAAAAGTAGTGAATAGATTCAGGAAAGAGTTCATAGTCTGGCGGGTGTCCGTACGAGTCAAAAAACTCTCCAGAGGTTTCATCATTAAGACACAAAGCTAACCAGTGTTCCCCAGGTATATTTCTCGGATGTGTATTAACAATAAATAGCGCCGGAAAATTTTTAATAGTACTCACAGGTAGCTCATCACAGGCCATCACACCTCGAAATATATTATCTATCTCACAGCAACTTCTCATAACGGCTGTTAGTTCCTCGGTATCCATGAGGTACTGGTAATCGATGAGCACATTTCTCCGGTTGTTTATTTCAAGAATACTGTCAAAACTGGCGTAGACGATGAGATTCACTGTTCTCGGTAGGGGGACGCGAAATCTGAGTTCCAGTCGCATGTTCCCCGACTTTATGACAAATGTTGACCACAGTCATCATCGGGGTTGAGGTTGAATGCAAATAAAGTATATCCGTTCGAATACTCTTCTCTGTTTAAAGCCAGAGGTTGATCTTTTAGTTGCTTTCCCGATGCTTGAATTAAAGCATAGAATTCACGAACCGCATTACCGGATCGGAAATCAGGTTGAAACGGTTTTGCAGGGTATTGAGTTCCGTCCACGTACAGAGCCACAAACTCTGTATCgtaatgtttaaaattaaaagGGTTTTTATTGAACGCCCCGCTGAAGGCGTCGTTGTCTACTAAACCGAAAATTAAACTTTTAGGTAAAGGTCCGAGGAAGACGTTTTCTTGAGAACAATGGCGACTCCCCGCTGGTAAGCTAAAGGTTTTCATACAAACTCTCTCGATCGGATACTTAGCCGTGGCTGTGCCAAGAGCTCTCGCGTGACCTATTCTTATAGGTGGAGAAACGGTAACTTTCTTGACAAACAGGGCTGCGTTGATCATTTTTAGAGTGAAACTTCCGTTGCCTTCCTTCATCAAACAAAATTCGTCTTTACTACGAAccattttaattcttaaatccACACCGTTCAACAACAGTTTATCTTGAAAAAATATATCGGAGTGAATGTGTCCGATCAGATCAAACATGTTGCTTTCAACGGTGAATCGGACCCTTCGCTTAAGACCCTCATTTCGCCCCTCGGGGTCAGTGGCGTCCATATGTCCTGCGGTGTCCTTATAGAATAATCCTGTGCAAAATTGTGATTCCAACGTTTCTTTACCATAATTGAGCAGACATTCAAATTCAACGCGGTAAGCATAAGTACTGCTTGATTGTGAAATAAGTCGGTCCCCAAGCATGACGTTGACTTGTGAAAACATGGAAGCTATGGGGTAATTTACAACCCCCACCTTAGCATCGTCGTCTATGTTGGTCCCATCAGCGTTGATGATTTTACAAGCGAGATGTAGGAACGTGTTATTCAAATCGAGGTAATCTTCACCGTTTCCGGCCACGAAGAACTCCAAGGGCCCATTGTCCGTCAGAGCAGAAAGCGGTGGTATTTCGACGTAAGTGTACTTTTCAATACTAGTCTGTGTATAAGGTAATGTGAAAATATCCAGCTCGGACTTTGTACACTCTGTGGATAGACTGTGTAAGAAAGCCATGGTGTTAGAAAATGTTCAGCTGCTTTCTTTTGCGGGAGACGGGAGCATGCTTCTTGTCTCTCTGCTTGGTCTTTTTCACACTGGTTTTGATGTTAGTTACTCTACGTCTTTTATTCGGAATCGTGTGTCGTTGCCCCGGGggtcttttagattttttacgTGAAAGCATCGCGAGACCTGACCCCTCCTGATTCTGAGTTTGCGTCTTGTTCATAATGTTGGTCACTACATCGCTTACAATACCCTTGGCTGCTGTTTTTAAATGAGGTTTTGCTATAGATACCCCCTCTTGAGGAACGGTATAGCCATTCTAAAAAGCCCTTTAAACAGGCCTCCTAGACCCGCCCCATACATGACAGGGGCGCCTTGAAAACTAGGGAGTCCATTTCCTGCCTGATTGACGTAGTAATTCACATAACCATGCGGGTCAGCATAACCCCTATCTAACATTTTCACAGACGGAACGAGTGTCTAGCAGGTCTGAAGTGTAGTTTAACTATGAACTTTCCGTAACTAAACGGTATATGCTTGTTCTGATCCGATTTGACTTCGATCACGATATCGGTAATGTGGTTCTTAGTTACACGTGTGTAGTGTTGCTTATCATACGCTAtactaactattttatttttttcccccgttATTTGTACGCATCTCAGTAATGGGGCAAAGCTGTCACCGACTCTTTGATACTCTATGATGtcactatacacatacatggTGTAAAATCCTGCACGAATATCAACAGGTTTGGGTGCTTCTGGAGCTTCAAACATTAACATACCGTCTGGGGGTAGACCCAGCATATAGGCCAGGTTTCCATTAGCGCTGAATGTGTACGATAATTGGCATACCATacgtaatttattttttatagggTTAAAGGATAACTCCATGTCGATATTATGGTTTCTCATCGTTTGGTTGATTTCACTAACCAGGTTTTCAATACTTTCGTAATACGCTTTAGTGATGTGACAGAcatagtattttattttctttgatccGTTCATCAGAACCACATGAAATTGACATTCTTTCTGGGTTACTGAGTGCCAACTATGGACATATTGAACCTCCGCGAGTGAGACTTCCCAGTCTCCTTTTAGATCAATTGGTTTGGCTAgtttagtagtgtagtgtgagatCTTATTATCAGGGTAAATGTCCGTAGACGCGTTGCTCGGAAGAGTCACAAAGAATCCGCACTCATCCATGACTTAATGAATATAGTTAGAAGTTGTGTTCGCATCGTGATCTTTAAATTCTATCGTCCGATGTTCACTACTGCTTCAGCCGGAATCCAGGAATTGAATTTCCGGGGCCAATTAAGTCATTTCACCAGACATAACTTTTTCCGGTTTAGAGTCTTTTCTGACGGGATTTTCTCAATTTTGAACGTCTTATCTTTTCCAATAATAATCTTTTGTATCTCAGGCTCATAAAATGTCCCATCAATTTTTTCCCCGTCACAGTCTTGCAGTTTATATACCGGGGGATCTCTCAGTATCCGTTCAGAAACTGTAAAATATTCATCCGTAAAATTTTGTTCATATCCTTTTTCAAACTGTCCTTTTGATCTGGAAATTCTAACTACGTCACCTATTttatatttgaattttattttctctattttcttcattttcgaTGAGCATAACCCGTAAAGAGTTTTAAATACCGTGAAAGAATTGGCTTCGTTGACCTCGGCTTCATTCTGATGCTGGAATGATAATTTTGGTTGTAACCATGAACCAGATCTTGTACAACGTCTGTGTATTTCCTCGTGTTAAAAGTGGTAAAATATCTCCACATTTTGGTCTTTAGTGTTCTGTTGAACCTCTCACACACCGCTGCTTTTTGCCCTGTACCCGTGGCGAAATGAATAATGTAGTGTTTTTTCATTAAATTCTGAAACTTCTTGTTAAAAAGCTCCTTCCCTTGATCAGTTTGTAGTTTCTTAGGGGTTCTACCTTCCTTTAGAATGGACTCAAAAGCTTTAGTTACTTCATCAGCGGTCTTGTTTCGTAACACACGCACCCAAGCATATTTGGATATCTATACACGTTATCAAAAATTTCTCATTGTCATTAATGTCTGACAGGTTACTCATATCTACTAAATCAGCTTGCCATTGTTCATTGATGTGTTTCACACATCATTTTCACGAAAACAgtatttcttttaaactttgtaGACACCGGTTTATGAAGAGTGTAAGCATCCTGCTCAGCTAACCAATTTTTTATCTCTACATCAATAACTCTTTTACCCGTTTTCTCAACGATAGCTCTTTGCAAACTCTCAACACCGCCATATGATCCAGGGTCGGATGGCGTATAATATATGTTTTTCAATAGACGTTTACTCGTTTTGAAGTGTCAGAACAATAATGATCAAACAAGATTAtagattattgtttttattaaaaaagacacATCACGTGGTTATAGTTACgtaaacatttcaaataatcagagaattaaaaacaaattaaactttattttataaaacattttaaaataataatttcaaataatcaatagactaaaaacaaattaaattttattttataaaacatttttaaaataataatttcaaataaccaatagactaaaaacaaaataaacatttttaaatattaatttcaaataatcaatagactaaaaacaaattaaactttattttatgaaacatttttaaaataatattttcaaataaccaatagactaaaaacaaaataaacatttttaaaataataatttcaaatatcCAATTGACTAAAACCAAAATAAACATGGATAGGGTTAGTGAAAATAACCAGGATGTTGTTCATCGATTTCAAATGGTGATGATCTCAGTCTTCAGATCTTTCTCGGAGTCAGAACCGACGTGGCTTGCTTTGAAGTTTCCCATGTATGAGAGGAGTCAGGGGGTTCCAG from Hemibagrus wyckioides isolate EC202008001 linkage group LG19, SWU_Hwy_1.0, whole genome shotgun sequence encodes the following:
- the LOC131370452 gene encoding uncharacterized protein F54H12.2-like is translated as MAFLHSLSTECTKSELDIFTLPYTQTSIEKYTYVEIPPLSALTDNGPLEFFVAGNGEDYLDLNNTFLHLACKIINADGTNIDDDAKVGVVNYPIASMFSQVNVMLGDRLISQSSSTYAYRVEFECLLNYGKETLESQFCTGLFYKDTAGHMDATDPEGRNEGLKRRVRFTVESNMFDLIGHIHSDIFFQDKLLLNGVDLRIKMVRSKDEFCLMKEGNGSFTLKMINAALFVKKVTVSPPIRIGHARALGTATAKYPIERVCMKTFSLPAGSRHCSQENVFLGPLPKSLIFGLVDNDAFSGAFNKNPFNFKHYDTEFVALYVDGTQYPAKPFQPDFRSGNAVREFYALIQASGKQLKDQPLALNREEYSNGYTLFAFNLNPDDDCGQHLS